The Shewanella halotolerans region ACGAAACTATCTCACGATCGCCCACAACCATATGGTCTAGCAGCGAAACATCTATAGTCGCCAACGCGTATTTCAATCGCTCAGTAATTCGCCGATCAGCATGACTGGGCTCAGCCACCCCCGAGGGATGGTTGTGGCACACAATTACCGCTGCGGCTTTTTTCTCAAGCACTAGGCTTACCACTTCTCGCGGATAAACCGAGGCTGAATCTATGGTGCCACGGAACAATTCGACGAACTGAATCACCCTATGCTGACTATCGAGCAATAAGATGGCAAACACTTCGTAGGCACGATCCGCCAATTGTCTCATTAAATAGTCCCGAGTTAAATCAGGATCTGACAAAATCTTTCCT contains the following coding sequences:
- the radC gene encoding RadC family protein, translating into MAIKDWPQGEGPREKLLRSGVAQLSDAELLAVLLRNGLKGQSAVSLARVMLTHFGGLRALFSASLSELCDIQGIGPVKYAQLQAAIELSKRIAQENLQRGKILSDPDLTRDYLMRQLADRAYEVFAILLLDSQHRVIQFVELFRGTIDSASVYPREVVSLVLEKKAAAVIVCHNHPSGVAEPSHADRRITERLKYALATIDVSLLDHMVVGDREIVSFAERGWID